CCCCTGGGCGGTCGGCGTCTTAGTGCTCATCGTCGCCAGCGTCGTCGGCAGCATCCCGATCCTCGGGCAGGCCGTGCTGTTCTACGCGTTGATCGTCGCGATGAGGGTCGTCGGGCAGGGGTTCGCAGCGGCCCGCGGACTCGACGGTTCGACGTCGCCGGGCGCCGGCGTCACCGCCTGAGCCGGCGACGGGCGGGGCGATATCAGCGTTTCTGACAGTCACGAGACTTCGTAAAAAATTTCATGTCACTCCATCGGATCCGACTAGTCGATGGCGCAACATCCGGGGTGGGTCGTCACGGGGAGGCGTGCCTGGGTCCTCGGCGGACTCGCCGTTGGTGCGCTCGTCGGACGGCTCCCGTGGGTTCGGTTCGGCGTCGACCCCGGCGACGTGCCGGTGGGTGACGCACCCGTCGGGTGGTTACTCGGCCGACTTCCGTCCACGGCCCAGGTCGGACTGGCCCTGGAGTTCCTGCTCGTCTGGGCGCTCGTCTTCGCCGCTCTCCCCGAGCTGTACCCCTCGCGTGCGCGCCGGCTCACGGCGGCGCTCCCGTTCCGGGTGGCCGTCGCCGGACTCACGACAGCCGCCTCGGTCGTCGTCTTCTTCTCGATAACGCGCCAGTTCTCCCCGGCGGCGCTGTTGGTGCTGGTCGCGGCGACGCTGACCGTGGCCGTCGTCGTCCCCTCGGTGACGGACAGCTGGCGCTTCGCGACGCCGTACGTCAGCCCGGCGTTCGCCGTCCTCGCGTCGTTCGTTCCGACTGACCGCGTCCCCGGCTTCGCCGCGCTGTTCCGGCGTGGCACGGTCGATTCGCGAGTCCGGGTCGCCTGCCAGGCACTGCTCGGTGTCGCCACCGTCGGGTTCGTCCTCGTCACGGGTGCGCTGTCGGCACTGCCGACGCTCGCGTTCCCGGCGCTGGAACTCCTCACGCTCGGAGGGCTCGCGGTCGGCCTCGGTCACCGCCTGTTCCCCGCGTTCCCGACGCGCTGGCGGCTGCGGTACGCCCGGGCCACGCGACGAACCCGCCGGCGGCTGTGGACCGCACGCAGGCTGCTCACCGACCTCCGGGGGGCCACGTCGGCACTCCTCGTCACGGCCGGGGTCCTCCTCGGGGCCAGCGCCGGCGGCCTCGCCGTCGCCGTCGCCGTCTCCGCCGCCCACCGGACGCCGCTCGACGGCGTCGTCGTTCCGCCGATCGGCGTGCTCACCGAGTGGGTCGTCGCCGGTGCCCTGCTCGGATACACCGTCTCTGTCACCCAGTTCTGGTGTCGAGCGGCTCGGTGGCTCCCGGCGTTCGTCGCGGCGGACCGGGACCGACGGACGGGGGGACTCCGCACGAACGACACGGCCGCGCACGACCGTCCGGCCGGACTCCTCGTGCCGCAGGCGTTCCTGCTCGTCGCCGCGCTCGGGACGCTCTCTCCGGGAGGGCGGCCGACAGACGGGTTCGGGGTGGCTCTCGGACTGGGGCCGGGACCGGCGCTCGCGGCGACCGCCTTCCTCCTGGCGGCGTCGTTCGCGACACCGTGGCTGCACCGTCTCCCGCGGGTCGCCGCGACGCTCCCGACCGTCTCCGATCGGCTCACGCCACCGGCCGCGTTCGCGGTCCAGTGGGTCGGTACGTCGGTCGCACTGCTGACGCTTCCCGGAACCGATCCCGTGTCGGTGGCCGCGACGACTGCGTTCGTCCTCGTCGTCGCGCTCGGTGGCTACGTCTACGTCGACGTTCGCGACGCGGCCGCCCGCCGCGGCCGGCGAGGGATCTGTCTCGCGTATCTCGTCTGGCTCTCGGTGGCGGCCGTGGGGCTCGGTCGGATCGTGACGCGGCCGCTCGTGCGGCTCGTAGTCGGCTAGGCGACCGACGCGTGTCCGGGGATCGTCGGCGGAATCGGATCAGGACAGCGCCGCGACCGGCGAGATCCAGATGACGAGTTCGCCGTCGCGCTTGATGATGCCCTCGATGGACTCGTCGTTTTCGAGGGGTGGTTTCTCCACGTCGTCCATCGACACGCGGACGACCTGGTACACCTCGTCGACGACCCACCCGATGGCGGCGTCGTCGGCGAACCGACCCGAGTCGAAGATGACGATCCGCTTGGGCTCGCTCTCCTCGCGGATGTTCAGGAGGCTCTTCGGGTTGACGATCGAGGTGGTCCGGCCGCGGAGATCCATCACGCCGTCGACGTAGTGCGGCGCGTTCGGGACCGTCGTGAGCGAGCCCTTGTCGACGATCTCCGAGACGTAGTCGATGTCGACGCAATACGTCTCCGAGCCGAGTTTGAACTCGAGCACCTGAATCTCGGTGGTGCCCTCGCTCTCCTCGTCGTCGTGCGGTACGGGCTGTGGGGTCTTCGGTGTCTTCTGCGAGTGCATGTCTTTCGGCTCCCGGTGACGCCTGTTACTTCTGCGGTCGGCCAAACGGTACGTAAACTTACTCCTCGCGTTATCACGCCTGATTATCGCCGAGATGCGTTTATGTATCACACTGTCGAAGCACGGACAGAGATGCGAATCGGATCGTTGGCTCGGCCCCGTTCGAACCGCACCCACCCGGCTGTGGACCTCAGCCGGAGGTGGCGATGAGCACGACGGCCGGCGGGACGAGGGCCGTCGTCGTGGACGACTCGCGGTTCATGCGGACGCTCATCCGCAACCTCCTCGAAGAGGGCGGGGTCGAGGTGGTCGCCGAGGCGGCAGACGGCGAGGCCGCGATCGAGACG
This Salinigranum marinum DNA region includes the following protein-coding sequences:
- a CDS encoding chemotaxis protein CheW — its product is MHSQKTPKTPQPVPHDDEESEGTTEIQVLEFKLGSETYCVDIDYVSEIVDKGSLTTVPNAPHYVDGVMDLRGRTTSIVNPKSLLNIREESEPKRIVIFDSGRFADDAAIGWVVDEVYQVVRVSMDDVEKPPLENDESIEGIIKRDGELVIWISPVAALS